A segment of the Solea senegalensis isolate Sse05_10M unplaced genomic scaffold, IFAPA_SoseM_1 scf7180000016591, whole genome shotgun sequence genome:
caaattaaatttttcatttaaaaagcttttctGTGACTTGGTTACATTTATCAAGATCAAGTAATTTGTTTTGccaactcttattttgaaaaagtgaaaatatcgGCCAATAAATCCACAATAAAGGACTGATGACGACGTCTgagatgatcacatgactgtgtgtgtgtgtgtgtgtgtgtgtgtgcgtgcaggtgtGGGTAGCTAACTTCGAGCACTCACGCGTCAACACGTGTTCTCTGTATGCCAGCCCCACCGGCCTCAGCCCGTACCTGCGCTTCGGGTGCTTGTCCTGCAGGGTTCTGTACTACAACCTCAGAGAGCTCTACATGAAGGTGTGTGGTGGGTGGAGCTTGTGCTTTGTCTCCGTCTTCTCTCACCCCGTCCGTCTCTGGTAACGCTGCTTGTCCTCCTCCCTCCGTCAGCTGCGGAAGCGTACCAgtcctcctctgtcactgttTGGACAGTTGCTGTGGAGAGAGTTCTTCTACACTGCCGCCACCAACAACCCCAACTTTGACCGCATGGAGGGAAACCCCATCTGTGTCCAGGTGTGTGGACAGTTAACGCGAGAGTCGAGGGTTTCGCACCTGCAGAATCCAGCAGGCACGAAATGAGTTGGCAgcgacacaagaaaaaacagatttgagcCTCTTTGCTCATAAAGTCTACGTCTgattatctcactgtgagacagacttttgtaaagcactcactctgagctgctgatcctctgctgcctcatgtggtcactttgtgtcactgaggtaaatgtgaATGCAGGATTTTTCATGCCGAATTAACAACATAAGACATTTGGACttgcagtggatcaacaactcctgtgtgtgtgtgtgatgttaaaatcactgattttgagTGGTTGAGTggttttgaccaatcacagagcagtttaGAGAAAGACTCCGCCTCTTATTGGTTGTTCTACTGCTATCTAAgatatctatgtcacatgttcatgtattcatcttcactgtgagacagacttttccaacaggaaaacaCTAAAGCCCATAGACAAAATCAACCATGCTTCTGCCTTGTGTTTCTTGTGAATCCCAGCCGCTAAATTGGGGTAAAACCGAACAGCTCTGTCCTTGTAGAATATCTGCTTCTTGTTTCGGACCGTATGCAGAACTCTGTCGTTCATAAACTTCATAATCAATGTTGTCGGGGATGGGGACGGGTCGCTCCTTGGCCCCACGCGATGGGCTCTCTCCAGGATTATTTTGTGTTAGATGAAGTCAAACCTTCGGGATCCAAGCCTCGAGGAAAGAGCAGGCATCATTACCTTCCGCACCCTCTGGGAGGTTGACCAGCCTTAGGTTAGATCTTCTAGATCTTGCTTCGACAGCTAAGTCGACAATTTTGTCCTCcatatctttgtttttattttggaggCTGTGGACCCTAGCCACCAGGCTGCTAACTGCGTCTCTGAGACGCAGGACTCGTCAAACCAAAGAAGTCAGTTTTTAAGTCTCTGATAGCTTCAAGTATTGGCTGGGAAGTAGCTCCTTCAGCACTGGCTATGTTAGCATTATCCTCCGTCATTTGGCTAGCGTTAGCTGTAGCAACACCACTCTGTTTAGGCGGAGTAAAAGTTATTTTGGGCTGTGAAGACTTGCCGCGACCTCTACCCTTGCTTTGTGAAGCTGCTCCAGGTGGTTCCCTTCCACTTTCTCTTGGTGAcaattactttgttttattgtaagaAATTTGTCGGAAGTTTTATGGAGGGGCGAGACCACCATCCACCTAGCGTGCCGCCATACCGGAAGTCCCCCTGAACTAATactttaatattaatatcattcttTGGTCTCTAGATCCCATGGGACCAGAACCCAGAGGCACTGGCTAAGTGGGCGGAGGGTCGGACCGGTTTCCCCTGGATTGACGCCATCATGACTCAACTGAGACAGGAAGGCTGGATCCACCACCTGGCTCGACACGCTGTGGCCTGTTTCCTCACCCGAGGAGACTTGTGGATCACCTGGGAGAGCGGCATGAAGGTGTGGCGGAGCAGCACTTTGATCTTGGCTTCTCCAACACACTGAAGAGCAtgtcttgagtgtgtgtgtgtgtgtgtgtgtgttgcaggtgtttgAGGAGCTGCTCCTCGATGCAGACTGGAGTGTGAACGCTGGCAGCTGGATGTGGTTGTCCTGCAGCGCCTTCTTCCAACAGTTCTTCCACTGCTACTGTCCCGTGGGCTTTGGAAGGAGGACCGACCCATCAGGAGACTACATCAGGTCTTCATTCATGTGCTTTACATTTCCACACATGGGTTTATGTCTTTCATCCACACGTTAGTGGACTTACTGAAAACTGCGTTGAATGTGCTGTTCAAACAGGCGCTACGTCCCCGTCCTGAAGGATTATCCCAACCGCTACATCTACGAGCCGTGGAACGCTCCGGAGTCGCTGCAGAAGGCGGCGAACTGTGTGGTGGGTGTGGATTATCCCAAACCTATGATCAACCACGCAGAGGGAAGTCGACTCAACATCGAGAGGATGAAGCAAGTTTATCAGCAGCTGTCGCACTACAGAGGactcagtgagacacacacaaacacatacacatacacatacatgcacacacacatgcacgcacacacatacacacgcacacatacatgcccacacaaacatgcacatacacacatacatgcccacacaaacatgcatacatgcatgcacacacgtacgcacacatacatgcacacacacatacacacagggacgcacacacacacacacgcgcgtcaCATCTTACTACAAAGCTCCTttcatgtgtgatgtgtgtgttattggaggtcagaggtcacatttAGCACTGTTACATTCATGttgttaataaatgttttgacaTACACAGTGTGCAGCATCAATGAACACGAATAGAGGAACAGTTAACTTTAGCTTTAACTAACTCCAAACAACAAGTATGACAtcagtgaagtgaaaacatGGTCTTAGTGTTTCCACGTTCAAAGAACACGTCGCCCTCGTCGAGCAtcatgaaagaaacacacacacacgtagcgTTTACTGAGATCCTTGTGTTGTCATGGAGATTATGCAACAAGACTTTGATGTGAATAAACTATactaaacatgaacatgtgacatagatatcGTAGATTTAGTAGGAGCACACTCTTTCTCTAAACTGCACTGTGTTGGGtctaaaaccactcactctcccacaccaaagcccaaagagaaaatcagtgattttaccatcacacacacacacaagagttgttgatccgctgctgcctccatcactaagttctaatgtctgattttgtaaaattcagattaacctcactgacacaaagtgaccacacgaggcagcagtcaaACAGcatctcctgtgtccccgcagctaaaatcactgattttctctatgaggtttggttttACGGTTTGCTGTTATTTGAGCTCTTTatatgtcagtttaagtctacgacattGTGactatctcactgtcagacagagatcgtgatcatgtgacgtagatattgTAAAAACTTAAACTGACGTCAATTTTATGAACCAACTCTTTTgtgaagtggttaaaatcttgtgtctctgctggcagccattttgtttttcactgagtgtgtgttggtgttgcatattaatatttactgtgtgtgtgtgtgtgtgtgtcaggcctACTAGCATCAGTACCAACAATccaggaggaggcggagccaccAATGACGGATGAGTCTCAGACGAGCAGCGGCCCTGGTACGAGGAAACGACGGTTGAGGATCTGTGGAGAAACATGATCGTGACACTAAAacctttcttccttttttttcctagaCTCTCCTCCCCGAGTTCCTGTCCACAGAGAACCAGCCATCTGCTCCCCGGCTCCTGATTCGTCCATAGtctgtggctcctcctcctcctcgggaGACGCTTGCTCGCTGCAGACGCTCCACTCATCCTCGCAGCCTTCTCCCGCCGCCACGTCCAAGTCTGCCGCCGCAGCTCCGCCCCCTCCGGCTTCATCCCCCGTCCACAGTCCTCTGAATCTgccctccccttcctcctcatGTCCTACTTTGTCCCCGGCCCCGAGTCTAGCCGCAACCTCTGCTCAGACTTTTCCAAAGAGGAAAGGCCCCGCCCACAAGGTTTGTCGCAGTCGGAGACTCCGAGGAAGTCGGAGCAGAGAGGAaggggggggaggagaggaggaggaggaggaggaggagacaggagcagaggagaagatggaggaggatgttgaagaggaggagaaaatggaggaaGAGGATTGAGGAGAAAGTGCTGCACATCAGCTGTGACTCCAGGTACAAAATAATCATACTCCAGTCCACAGTTTCAcctaaatattatattttaaatataacaatgtaatattttctactttctgtcatttttcagcttcttaaatgtgaatattttcgactttatgtcatttttcagcttcttcaatgtgaatgttttctactttctataatttttcatcttaaatgtgaatattttctactttctgtcatttttcagcttcttaaatgtgaatattttctactttctgtcattttagcttcttaaatgtgaatatttt
Coding sequences within it:
- the LOC122763219 gene encoding cryptochrome-2-like, with product MMMMSGLVHGGKTHFVPPGFRTQGLLPAVWKGGESEALHRLNKHLDKKVWVANFEHSRVNTCSLYASPTGLSPYLRFGCLSCRVLYYNLRELYMKLRKRTSPPLSLFGQLLWREFFYTAATNNPNFDRMEGNPICVQIPWDQNPEALAKWAEGRTGFPWIDAIMTQLRQEGWIHHLARHAVACFLTRGDLWITWESGMKVFEELLLDADWSVNAGSWMWLSCSAFFQQFFHCYCPVGFGRRTDPSGDYIRRYVPVLKDYPNRYIYEPWNAPESLQKAANCVVGVDYPKPMINHAEGSRLNIERMKQVYQQLSHYRGLSLLASVPTIQEEAEPPMTDESQTSSGPDSPPRVPVHREPAICSPAPDSSIVCGSSSSSGDACSLQTLHSSSQPSPAATSKSAAAAPPPPASSPVHSPLNLPSPSSSCPTLSPAPSLAATSAQTFPKRKGPAHKVCRSRRLRGSRSREEGGGGEEEEEEEETGAEEKMEEDVEEEEKMEEED